taaggggttgtttctagaatcgggtcctttctcgaggaaaagtttctctcgaaagaattgagtgggaggatggtggagacttgatgaggttgttgaaccatctcttcaactagtgtgtggcagggcacaggaagttgttcctggcacctacaccaattaaagtggaagcttatgatagtgatcatgaaacttcagatcaagtcactaccaaacctcgtgggatgacaaggatgcgtactacttcagagtggtacgtaatcctatcttggaagtcatgttgctagacaacaatgaacctacgagctatggagaagcgatggtgggcccggattccaataaatggctcgaggccataaaatctgagagaggatccatgtatgaaaacaaagtgtagactttggcagaacggctcgatggtcgtaaggctgttaagtacagatggattttaaaagtaagacggacaatgatggtaagtatcaccatcaagaaagctcgacttgtcgttaagatgttttccgacaagttcaaggagttgactacgatgagactttctcactcgtagcgatgctaagagtctgttggaattatattagcgattactgcattgtttatgaaatcttgtagataggatgtcaaaaacattgttttctcaacgattttcttgaggaaaggttgtatgtgatacaaccggaaggttttgtcaatcctgaaagatgctaataagtatgcaaagctccagcaatccttctaaggactggagtaagcatctcggagttggaatgtacgctttgatgagatgatcaaagattttgggtttatacaaagtttatgagaaacttgtatttccaaagaagtgagtgggagcactatagaatttctgatgagtatatgttgttgacatattgtggatcagaaatgatgtagaatttctggaaagcatatagggttatttgaaaagtgtttttcaatagaaaacctagattaggctacttgaacattgagcatcaagatctatgaggatagatcaaaaacgctaaatggtactttcaaatgagcacataccttgacatgatcttgaaggtgttcaagatggatcagtcaaggaaggagttcttgcctgagttgtaaggtatgaagttaagacttaaagctcgaccatggcagaagaaagagaaaggacgaatgtcgtcccctatgcttttgtcataggctctatacagtatgccatgctgagtaccgcacctggtgtgtgccttgccacatgtctggcaagagggtacaaaggtgatccaggagtggatcactagatagcggtcaaaattatccttggagtaataaggacatgtttctcaattatggaggtgataaagagttcggcgtaaagggttacatcgatgcaagctttaacacctatccgaatgactctgagtagcaaaccgaatacgtatagtggagcaaccatttggaatagctccaagtggagcgtggaagcagcatttataatatgacctagagatttgcaaagtccatacggatctgattgttgcagacccgttgactaaaacctctctcacaagcaaaacatgatcaaaccccagaactcattgagtcttaatcacatgatgatgtgaactagtttagtgacactagtaaactctttggatgttggtcacatggcgatgtgacctgtgagtgttaatcacatggcgatgtgaactagattattgactctagtgcaagtgggagactgttggaaatatgccctagaggcaataataaattagttattattatatttactagttcatgataatcgtttattatccatgctagaattgtattgataggaaactcatatacatgtgtggatacatagacaacaccatgtccctagtaagcctctagttgactagctcgttgatcaatagatggttacggtttcctgaccatggacattggatgtcattgataacgggatcacatcattgggagaatgatgtgatggacaagacccaatcctaagcctagcacaaatatcgtgtagttcgtatgctaaagcttttctaatgtcaagtatcatttccttagaccatgagattgtgtaactcccggataccgtaggaatactttgggtgtgccaaacgtcacaacgtaactgggtggctataaaggtacactacaggtatctccgaaagtgtttgttgggttggcacgaatcgagactgggatttgtcactccgtgtgacggagaggtatctctgggcccactcagtaggacatcatcataatgtgcacaatgtgatcaaggagttgatcacgggatgatgtgttacggaacgagtaaagagacttgcgggtaacgagattgaacaaggtataaggataccgatgatcgaatctcgggcaagtacaataccgctagacaaagggaattgtatacgggattgatcgaatcctcgacatcgtggttcatccgatgagatcatcgtggaacatgtgggaaccaacatgggtatccagaccccgctgttggttattgaccggagaacgtctcggtcatgtctgcatggttcccgaacccgtagggtctacacacttaaggttcgatgacgctagggttataatggaagtttgtatgtggttaccgaatgttgttcggcgtcccggatgagatcccagacgtcacgaggagttccggaatggtccggaggtaaagatttatatatgggaagtcctgttttggtcaccggaaaagtttcgggttttaccggtagtgtaccgggaccaccggaggggtccgagggtccaccaagtggggccaccagccccggagggctgcatgggccaagtgtgggaggggaccagccccaggtggtttggtgcgcccccccaccaaggcccaaggcgcctccaagagggaagggaggcaaaccctagggcagatgggccctaaggcccaccccaggtgcgcctccccctctcccccttgtggccgccacccctagggagggaaccctaggtgggggcgcagcccctccccttcccctatatatacttgaggtattggaggctgcaagacacacgagttcctctccttcttggcgcagccctacccctctccctcctcgtctctcgtagtgcttggcgaagccctgctggagtaccacgctcctccaccaccaccacgccattgtgctgctgctggatggagtcttcctcaacctctccctctctccttgctggatcaaggcatgggagacgtcgtcgggctgtacgtgtgttgaacgcggaggtgtcgtccgttcggcactaggatctccggtgatttggatcacgacgagtacgactccttcaaccccgttctcttgaatgcttccgcttagcgatctacaagggtatgtagatgcactctccttcccctcgttgctggtttctccatagatagatcttggtgacacgtaggaaaattttgaatttctgctacgttccccaatagtgatatgttcatctgctatgctagttcgcatgattagtttaatctctgttgttgtggtcatgatttatcttctgtttattcggattaaatctcgtagtaatttgctcatatttccaacaatccaaaaacctgattataggcaatttactcccagTGGTTTTgttgcgcatctgaagccgcctgcctttaagggggcacaatataagaggtggcgcacgagagcagtctactggtttcagaccatgggctgctatgatgccaccaagggcaagcctgagggcgatcttaatccagcacagctggaagcttttgagaagatcgataccctctttaaaggcgctcttctgagtgttcttgatgactccattgtggattcgtatatgtcgtttgacaacggcaaggacatgtgggctgcgctcgaggccaagtttggtgcctcggacgccggcagcgagttgtacgtcatggagcaattctatgactacaagatgactgatgagcgccctgttgtacagcaggctcatgagatacagttgctcgcaaaagaacttgagtacttcaagtgtgtgttgccgaacaaatttgttgccggaggcatcattgccaagcttccaccttcgtggaacaattttgctacttccctgaaacacaagagacaggagttttccgttgcagatctcattggtactcttgatgttgaagagaaggcgagagcaaaggacacacatgctcgagttgctgagggaggttctagtgcccacatggtacagaagaagaactcccagcccagcaagttcaaaaacaataagaacaaaactcagggcaaaggcaagtttgatacaaagaacaagccatcacattctaccaacttcaagaagaattctcataagaaggggaagggactttgccatgtctgcggtgatcctaatcactgggctccgaagtgtcctaaccgctttgaggagcgtgaacatgagaagagcggcaagtctgcTAATGTTGTCAtcagtgatactgatatgaaggaatcagggtacggtatttttcctaccatcctttcagtatttcaatcccctgattggttaattgacaccggtgccaatgtacatgtttgtgctgacgcctccatgttttcttcttaccaggcaatagggacttcacccgtgctgatggggaacgggtcacatgccatcgttcgaggtgttggtacggtcaatctgaagtttacttcggggaagactgtgcgtctgaagaactttcatcatgtgtcgtccatcaataaaaatctcgttagcggttcccgtttatgtcgagatggttttaagttggttttcgaatccaataaagttgtaatctctaagtgtggacaatttgttggaaaaggctatgagtgcggaggcttgttccgcctatctttgtcagatatttgcactaaagttattaataatgtttgccacaataatgagtctgatatttggcattcacgactctgtcatattaactttggttgcatgacgcggttatccaatatgaatttaattccgaaaatctctactgtcaaaggctccaagtgccaagtatgtgtgcaagttaagcaacctcgcaagtcccataagactgcagaggcaagagacttggcgccacttgagcttatacattctgatctttgtgagatgaatggcgtgttgacaaaaggtggaaagagatacttcatgacgttgattgatgactccactagatattgttatgtgtatcttctgaaatcaaaagatgaggctttgactttctttaaaaactataaagctgaggcagagaaccaacttgattgaaaaattaaacggcttaggtccgatcgtggtggagagtatttttccaatgaatttgatctgttttgtgcggaacatggtataatccatgagaggacgcctccctactcaccccagtcaaatggggtagctgaAAGAAAAAAccaaactctaactgatatggttaacaccatgttagacacttcgggtctatccaaggaatggtggggggaggcgctaatgactgcgtgtcatgtcctaaaccgagttcccacaaagcataagaccatgactccatttgaggaatgggaaaggaaaaggttgaaactctcttacctacgtacttggggttgtttggcgaaagtcaatataccaattcccaagaagcgcaagcttggaccaaaaaccgtggattgtgttcttctgggctatgcttttcatgttggtacgattatggaatcaaatgatgcaactttctttgaggacatatttcctatgaaggatatgtcgagttcatcaaatcaggagatacctactccatctagtgaggaattcactgtaattcctgaacccaccattgcgatggaacacgttgagaatcctgctgagggtaacaatggaactcctatgaggagtaagagacagaggactgcaaagtattttggtgatgatttcattgtgtacctcgtggatgacacacgcaggactatttcagaagcctatgcatctcctgatgctgactactggaaggaagctgtacgtagcgagatggattccatcttagctaacggtacctgggagatcattgaccgtccttatgggtgcaaacctgtaggatgtaagtgggtgttcaagaagaagcttagacctgatggtacgattgaaaagtacaaggcacggcttgtggccaagggttatacccagaaagaaggtgaagacttctttgatacttactcacccgtggctagactgaccacaattcgggtgctactatcactagctgcctcacatggtcttctcgttcatcaaatggacgttaagacggctttcctcaatggagagttgaaggaggaaatttacatggatcagccagatggttttgtagtacctggtcaagaaggaaaggtgtgcaagttattaaagtctttatatggccttaaacaagctcctaaggagtggcatgagaagttcgaaagaacattaactgctgccggctttgtagtaaacgatggtgacaagtgcgtgtactatcgctatgatggaggcgaaggagttattctttgtctgtatgtcgacgacatattgatctttggaaccaaacttgatttaatcaaggaggttaaggatttcttatctcgctgttttgagatgaaggatctaggagtagttgatgttatcttaaacatcaagctgttgagagatgagaatggtgggatcacactgcttcagtctcattatgtggaaaaggtcttgagtcgttttgggtatagcgactgcacgccttctccaactccatatgatgctagtgtgttgcttcgaaagaatcgacggattgctagagatcaactgaggtattcttagattattggctcgcttatgtatttggcgagtgccatgaggcctgacatctcttttgctgtgagcaagctgagtcggtttgtgtcaaaaccgggagatgatcattggcatgcgcttgagagagttatgcgctatttgaaaggcaccgcgagctatgggattcactacaccgggtatccaagggtactggagggttatagtgactcaaactggatatccgatgctgatgagattaaggccacaagtggttatgttttttcaCTTGGTGGTGgcactgtttcctggaagtcttgcaagcagaccatcttaacgaggtcaactatggaagcagaactcacagcactagacactgccactgttgaagcagagtggcttcgtgaactcttgatggacttacctatggttgaaaaaccaataccccctatcctgatgaactgtgataatcaaactgcgatcgtcaagataaacagttctaaggacaatatgaagtccccaaggcatgtgaagaggagactaaaatctatcagaaaattgaggaactccggagttattacgttggattatatccaaacgtcgaaaaacttggcaaatcccttcacaaagggtctatcacgtaatgtgatagataatgcatcgatggagatgggtttgagacccaccgcatgagttgtccatagtggtaaaccactctatgtgatcggagattccgtgaagtagaagtgggagacaagctgttggtcagctgggaggagagtatccctatattaattatcccactccgtgaagatgcaatactctcctgatctgcatggcaggttgatacttatcttaatgtgttccaagtggcttattcgggtaagcagagatgttgtcctgcagaacatattctgaggaacacacctatatgaatttgactattaacgtcgcagtctgtgagaattgggtgttctgtaataaattcatgaaaggccctggagtatgacgtatacgctccacccgcggggaagccttgcggcagcccagtatcggtcaagaatttgtgtgaaactagtttcacagaaaacttgtagttcaaggcatagtccactattcaagttgtgatctagtgtagcataaatttctaagtggaagttcaacttcacagtctccactaagcaccgatatataaaacaatgttttggaactaaatgatgagatgtgccaatgagactttgtgggggattgttggaatttttctagtaggcctttggcccaaagcccaactaaaattctgaaattctcttggcccattcatgcacacatgtgagtggagtgagtgaggctaaagtttagtctcaccccggaagttgagagagagttgcacctctttataaggtgagctcttctaccacttgtatgagcatgagaagaggagacctacacgcgcgctcctcctcctcgctcgcctcgcccgtcacgcctcgtcacgacgcgccgcgggttgcgggattgagccgagccgaggacagagctatgcatgttgtctatatttttgctgcatgggaaaattaatgagtcattaattaataattaacggacgcgttaattactgagccgtttccgattcttttggatcgtgacgactcgacgtggggtttactcccacgacctacccggcccgcactatatagtcaggcagacgtctaccctagcggccgccgcttcgtatggtttctaccaccgttccagatcattgcgccgccaagcaagtcttctccatccctccttccggcgtgcaccgcaagaagggacagcaggcctccggaaccccgcctctcgtgatcctgtacgggagaggggcgatcaggtttttggggagcgcactcgcgcgactgctggcagcgacgacttcgcgaacgacgacttcttctccgacctcggcaacctcgtcctcaACGACATGGGTGACAACGTCAATGCCGGCGGTgatgcacccgctgcaccgtatgtgattctatccttcctgttcgagatcgtggtagaattcatgcttctagtatgtgacctagatgtgatatgttcatctgctatgctagttcgcatgattagtttaatctctgttgctgtggtcatgatttatcttttgtttattcggattaaatctcgtagtaatttgctcatatttccaacagctatAAAGGTAGGCTGATCCCCTCGACTTCCTCCTCACATCGCACCACGACGCCACGAAACTTAGCGCGCCGAATTGAATCGAATCGAGCATCTCGAATCCGCGTCCCATGGCGATCCACGGCGAGCCCTCTTCCTCCGATGCGAGCGGGAAGAAGGACTACTCCATGGCGATTCTCGAGAGAAAGAAGTCGCCGAATCGACTGGTGGTCGACGAGGCCACCGGCGACGAGAACTCCGCCGTCGCTCTGCACCCGGACACCATGGACAGGCTGCAGCTCTTCTGCGGCGACACCGTCCTGCTCAAGGGCAAGAAGCGGAGAGACACGGTCTGCATTGCGCTCCCAGACGACACATGCGACAAGACCAAGATCCGGATGAACAAGGTCGTCAGGAAGAACTTGAGGGTCCGGCTCGGCGACGTCGTCTCTGTTCATCCGTGCCCAGACGTCAGATACGGGAATCACGTGCACATACTTCCCGTCGACGACACGATCGAAGGGATCTCCGTTAGCCTGTTCCATGCCTTCTTGAGACCATACTTCCTCGAGGCCTATCGACCCGTCAGAAAAGGGGACCTTTTCCATGTGAGAGGCGGGATGACAAGCGTGGAGTTCAAAGTCATAGAGACTGACCCTGCAGAGTATTGCATCGTTGCACCTGATACAGAGATATTCTGCGATGGTGAGCCTGTCAGGAGGGAGGATGAGGAGAAGCTGGACGACGTTGGCTACGACGATGTCGGTGGAGTGAGGAAGCAGATGGCCCAGATCAGAGAGCTGGTTGAGCTCCCACTGCGCCATCCCCAGCTGTTCAAGTCCATTGGTGTGAAGCCTCCAAAGGGCATCTTGCTGTATGGGCCACCTGGGACTGGCAAGACCCTCATTGCTAGAGCTGTGGCTAATGAAACAGGTGCCTTCTTTTTCCTGATTAATGGCCCAGAGATTATGTCGAAGCTAGCCGGAGAAAGTGAGAGCAACCTCAGAAAGGCGTTTGAGGAGGCTGAGAAGAACGCGCCGGCCATCATCTTCATCGATGAGATTGATTCCATAGCCCCAAAGAGAGAAAAGACCAACGGAGAAGTCGAAAGGCGTATTGTTTCGCAGCTGCTCACTCTTATGGATGGGCTTAAATCCCGTGCACATGTTATTGTTATGGGTGCTACGAACCGCCCGAACAGCATCGACCCTGCTCTCAGAAGATTTGGTAGGTTTGACCGCGAGATCGGCATTGGGGTCCCTGATGAAGTTGGACGGCTTGAGGTTCTCCGGATTCACACTAAAAACATGAAGCTTGCTGAAGATGTTGAGCTGGAGCATGTTTCGAGGGATACTCATGGGTATGTGGGCGCCGATCTCGGTGCCCTTTGTACTGAGGCTGCTCTCCAGTGCATTCGTGAGAAGATGGATGTCATAGACCTCGAGGATGACACCATTGATGCAGAGATACTGAATTCCATGGCTGTCACGAACGACCATTTCAAGATTGCACTAGGGACAAGCAATCCATCTGCTCTTCGTGAAACTGTTGTTGAAGTCCCAAATGTCTCTTGGGAGGATATTGGTGGCCTGGAGAGCGTCAAAAGGGAGCTGCAGGAGACCGTCCAGTATCCCGTGGAGCATCCGGAGAAATTTGAGAAGTTTGGTATGTCTCCCTCCAAAGGTGTTCTGTTCTATGGACCTCCGGGCTGTGGTAAGACCTTGTTGGCCAAGGCAATTGCTAACGAGTGCCAGGCTAACTTTATCAGTATCAAAGGACCAGAACTGCTTACCATGTGGTTTGGTGAGAGTGAGGCCAATGTGCGTGAGATTTTCGACAAGGCTAGGGGGTCAGCGCCATGCGTCCCCTTCTTTGATGAACTTGACTCAATTGCCACTCAGAGAGGGAACAGTGTTGGTGATGCTGGAGGTGCCGCTGATAGAGTGCTGAATCAGCTTCTTACCGAGATGGACGGAATGAATGCCAAGAAAACTGTGTTCATCATCGGTGCTACCAACAGGGCAGACATCATAGACCCTGCCTTGCTTAGGCCTGGACGCCTTGATCAGCTTATCTACATTCCTCTGCCTGATGTTGAATCCAGGCTCCAGATCTTCAGAGCCTGCCTCAGGAAGTCTCCTGTGGCCAAAGATGTTGACCTAAATGCTCTCGCCAAATACACACAGGGGTTCAGCGGTGCAGATATCACTGAAATCTGCCAGCGTGCATGCAAATATGCCATCAGAGAAAACATTGAAAAGGACATGGAAAAGGAGAGGAGGCAGAAGGAAAACCCTGAAGCCATGGAGGAAGACGATGTGGATGAGGTCGCTGAGATCAAGGCTGCTCACTTCGAGGAGAGCATGAGGTATGCTCGCCGGAGTGTGAGTGATGCTGATATTCGCAAATACCAGGCCTTTGCTCAGACGCTGCAGCAGTCCCGTGGTTTCGGCAGTGAGTTCCGATTCCCTGACCAGCCTGCGGCAGGTGCTACCCCTGCGACCGATCCTTTTGCATCCGCTGCCGCGGCAGCTGAAGACGATGATTTGTACAGTTAAATTGTCTGCTGCGCCATGAACCTAGCCTAATTTAGTAACTTCCTTGCTGTAGTTATTTATATTATGCTGGCATCTGTAAAAATGGGAATACCATGTAATTATTTACGTCCAAGTTGTGATATATAAACTTTCTTTTTAAATTTGCTCTGATATATAAACTGAAGATTGTATCCTCCACCTAAAAGATAAAAAGCATTTCCTAGTCCCCGATTCCAGTCTGTGTGATAACTGACAAGGATATACATTTGTCTGTGCTACAATTCTCTTGTTCTCTACAGGCTGCAGCAAGGTTATTAGCATCATTGTATGTGATGCTTTTTTTTAATTTACTAGTCCTTACTTCGAGTGTCATTGCTAATAAACCTTATGTTATCTGCCCTTTGGTTTGTTTGGTTTTTTTTTGGTTGCAAATGGTTACTTCTACTGAACAATTCCACAGCCTCTCTGGAATTCTGACAAATTAGTTTAGCATCAGCTGAACCTTTTAGTTACAATGTACCAATATCAATTTTTGGATTCTCCAACAAAGTAACTGAACTAATTTGCAAGGTAGAAGGTTATCCATGTTGATGTTGATTAGCTATTCACTGCCTTTGGCATCCGCTGGTGCGGCAACTGCAGACGATGATTTATATAGTTGAATTGTGTGTTGTGCCAACTTGATGTAAATTTCTTGTTTTGCTTGCTTATGCTGTCATCTGTAAGACACTGAAAGGCCATGTACTTACTTTTACGTTCATGTTCTGATATAATGAAGACTGTTCCACCGAGATGAGGGGGAAAAATATCGCCTGTCTCAATTATGGAAAAAACAATATAAACCTTTGATGTCCTGCTGTCTCTGAGTCCAATCTGTGTGCCAAGTATTGTCTAAATCATTTTTAGTTGAGTTCCATAACTATATTATCTTAAAACTAGCTATCAGAATACTACTGGTAACTAATGATTTAGAGACATATAGGCTGAAAGACCATTGGACAGTGATGCGAAGATGCTAACAAGCTGGTGCTATTAAAAGCACATCTCACAATTAATTTGCATTTCTTACTGTTTTACAGTAGCACATAATATACTCTTCTGAAATTTTAGAGATGCCCAATGAATCGCAGGTCTTGAATCAGTTTGTCCTTCTGTACATACAATTTGATAGCATCGGGAACTAAGGAGAAGGACAAATATGACATACCGGGCTGACAATGAACACATGTCCAAGTTGCTATTTTCAAATGAATTTTAGTCTGCAGGATGCAACCTATCACCAGAATCTATTGGCAATGATAGGATTTTGCAAGCAATGACTGCTCATGAACAGCTCACAAACATGTTTGTAAGATTCAGCCCTCCCATTGACCGTCAAAAGTATCCTATGAGATTAATTAGAATATTAGTGTGCTGGATTTACTTTTGTTCATTGTGGATGAGTAGGCATCATAGTCTCTAAAATCTACAGTGCATCAATCTCAATTTTTGGATTCTCAGAAAAGTAACTGGATTATTCATGTTGATGTTGATCAGTAATTCATTGTCAGGCCAAGTTGGCTAACACTGAAATATTGGTAGGAAGCATAAAGGCCACATGAGAAGAATTGTTGTTTGGGTGTTTAAAACTACTTATGACCTATCTCATTTGATATCTGAAATCTGTAGGAAACTACAaatatatttctttatttt
The sequence above is a segment of the Triticum dicoccoides isolate Atlit2015 ecotype Zavitan chromosome 1A, WEW_v2.0, whole genome shotgun sequence genome. Coding sequences within it:
- the LOC119272850 gene encoding cell division control protein 48 homolog E-like; the encoded protein is MAIHGEPSSSDASGKKDYSMAILERKKSPNRLVVDEATGDENSAVALHPDTMDRLQLFCGDTVLLKGKKRRDTVCIALPDDTCDKTKIRMNKVVRKNLRVRLGDVVSVHPCPDVRYGNHVHILPVDDTIEGISVSLFHAFLRPYFLEAYRPVRKGDLFHVRGGMTSVEFKVIETDPAEYCIVAPDTEIFCDGEPVRREDEEKLDDVGYDDVGGVRKQMAQIRELVELPLRHPQLFKSIGVKPPKGILLYGPPGTGKTLIARAVANETGAFFFLINGPEIMSKLAGESESNLRKAFEEAEKNAPAIIFIDEIDSIAPKREKTNGEVERRIVSQLLTLMDGLKSRAHVIVMGATNRPNSIDPALRRFGRFDREIGIGVPDEVGRLEVLRIHTKNMKLAEDVELEHVSRDTHGYVGADLGALCTEAALQCIREKMDVIDLEDDTIDAEILNSMAVTNDHFKIALGTSNPSALRETVVEVPNVSWEDIGGLESVKRELQETVQYPVEHPEKFEKFGMSPSKGVLFYGPPGCGKTLLAKAIANECQANFISIKGPELLTMWFGESEANVREIFDKARGSAPCVPFFDELDSIATQRGNSVGDAGGAADRVLNQLLTEMDGMNAKKTVFIIGATNRADIIDPALLRPGRLDQLIYIPLPDVESRLQIFRACLRKSPVAKDVDLNALAKYTQGFSGADITEICQRACKYAIRENIEKDMEKERRQKENPEAMEEDDVDEVAEIKAAHFEESMRYARRSVSDADIRKYQAFAQTLQQSRGFGSEFRFPDQPAAGATPATDPFASAAAAAEDDDLYS